A region of Drosophila suzukii chromosome 2L, CBGP_Dsuzu_IsoJpt1.0, whole genome shotgun sequence DNA encodes the following proteins:
- the Sirt1 gene encoding NAD-dependent histone deacetylase sirtuin-1 produces MMENYEEIRLGHIKAKDLDDQVPDAPQFYPPPKFDFGAEILATTSTEAESAAEADLAAATTATSELAGKANGEIKTKTLAAREEQEIGAKLEQETKNLAKPSSENEEEDEEEEEDDDEEEDDEEEVTGTSNEDEDSSSDCSSSVGPDWKLRWLQREFYTGRVPRQVIASIMPHFATGLAADTDDSVLWDYLAHLLNEPKRRNKLASVNTFDDVISLVKKSQKIIVLTGAGVSVSCGIPDFRSTNGIYARLAHDFPDLPDPQAMFDINYFKRDPRPFYKFAREIYPGEFQPSPCHRFIKMLETKGKLLRNYTQNIDTLERVAGIQRVIECHGSFSTASCTKCRFKCNADALRADIFAQRIPVCPQCQPNKEQSVDASVAVTEEELRQLVENGIMKPDIVFFGEGLPDEYHTVMATDKDVCDLLIVIGSSLKVRPVAHIPSSIPATVPQILINREQLHHLKFDVELLGDSDVIINQICHRLSDNDECWRQLCCDESVLSESKELMPPEHYHHNHHHHASHHLHHHRHCSSESEQQSQLDTDTQSLKSNSSADYILGSAGTCSDSGFESSTFTSGKRSTAADAAAIERIKTDILVELNETTALSCDRLAVGAPSTTVESYRHLSIDSSKDSGIEQCDNEASPSYVRPSNLVQETKTVAPSLTPIPQQRGKRQTAAERLQPGTFYSHTNNYSYVFPGAQVFWDNDYSDDDDEEEERGHNKHGDLFGNVADNYNDEDEDACDLNAVPLSPLLPPSLEAHIVTEIVNGVDEPVSNSSPGQKRPACILEQPPTAIPTPAIERETPPLKKRRPSEEDGQQSQIESSEESPPPGQLAAV; encoded by the exons ATGATGGAAAACTACGAGGAAATTCGCCTGGGCCACATTAAGGCCAAGGATCTGGACGACCAGGTGCCAGACGCTCCGCAATTCTATCCGCCCCCCAAATTTGATTTTGGCGCCGAAATTCTGGCCACAACGTCGACCGAGGCAGAATCGGCGGCAGAGGCAGACctagcagcagcaacaacagctaCCAGCGAACTAGCTGGCAAAGCAAATGGtgaaatcaaaacaaaaacattggCTGCCAGGGAAGAACAAGAAATTGGCGCCAAATTGGAGCAAGAAACCAAAAATCTCGCAAAGCCATCGAGTGAAAATGAagaggaggacgaggaggaggaagaaGACGACGACGAAGAGGAGGACGATGAGGAGGAGGTCACCGGAACCAGCAACGAGGATGAGGACTCTAGCTCCGACTGCTCCTCTTCCGTAGGTCCCGACTGGAAGCTGCGCTGGCTGCAAAGAGAGTTCTATACGGGCCGTGTGCCCCGCCAGGTCATTGCAAGTATCATGCCGCACTTTGCCACCGGACTGGCGGCTGACACCGATGACTCCGTGCTGTGGGACTACCTAGCCCACCTGTTGAACGAGCCCAAGCGGCGCAACAAGCTGGCCTCGGTGAACACATTCGACGATGTCATCAGTTTGGTCAAGAAATCGCAGAAAATCATTGTGCTCACGGGAGCCGGGGTATCCGTGTCCTGTGGTATCCCGGATTTTCGCTCCACCAACGGCATATATGCGCGATTGGCCCATGACTTTCCCGATCTACCCGACCCGCAGGCCATGTTTGATATAAACTATTTCAAGCGGGATCCGCGACCGTTCTACAAGTTCGCCCGCGAGATATATCCCGGCGAGTTTCAGCCCTCGCCCTGCCATCGGTTCATCAAGATGCTTGAGACCAAGGGCAAACTGTTGCGCAACTACACTCAGAACATCGACACCCTGGAGCGGGTGGCGGGCATACAGCGGGTGATCGAGTGCCACGGCTCCTTTTCAACGGCCTCGTGCACCAAGTGCCGGTTCAAGTGCAACGCTGACGCCCTGAGGGCGGACATCTTTGCCCAGAGAATTCCGGTGTGCCCACAATGCCAGCCCAATAAGGAGCAGAGCGTAGACGCTTCCGTGGCCGTTACAGAGGAGGAACTTCGCCAGCTGGTCGAGAATGGCATCATGAAGCCGGATATTGTTTTCTTCGGCGAGG GTCTGCCGGACGAGTACCACACGGTGATGGCCACCGACAAGGATGTGTGTGATCTGCTGATCGTGATCGGCTCCTCGCTAAAGGTGCGACCCGTCGCCCACATTCCCAGCAGTATCCCGGCCACGGTGCCGCAGATCCTTATCAATCGGGAGCAGTTGCATCACTTGAAATTCGACGTGGAGCTGCTGGGCGACTCCGACGTAATCATCAACCAGATTTGCCACAGGCTGTCGGACAACGACGAATGCTGGCGCCAGCTGTGCTGCGATGAGTCGGTGCTTAGCGAGAGCAAGGAGTTGATGCCTCCAGAGCACTATCATCATAATCACCATCATCATGCCAGCCACCACCTTCACCACCACCGCCACTGCAGTTCGGAGAGCGAGCAGCAATCGCAACTGGACACTGATACGCAATCCCTCAAGTCCAATAGTTCGGCGGACTACATTCTGGGCTCTGCTGGCACCTGCTCGGACAGTGGCTTTGAGTCCTCTACATTTACGAGTGGCAAGCGTTCCACTGCCGCCGATGCAGCAGCCATTGAACGCATTAAAACAGACATACTGGTGGAGCTGAATGAGACAACCGCCCTCAGCTGCGATCGCTTGGCTGTCGGAGCCCCGTCAACAACGGTTGAGAGCTATCGCCATCTTTCCATCGATTCCTCCAAGGACAGCGGCATCGAGCAGTGCGACAACGAAGCCTCTCCCAGCTATGTGCGTCCCAGCAATCTGGTTCAGGAAACGAAGACAGTGGCGCCCAGTCTTACACCCATTCCGCAACAGAGGGGAAAGCGACAAACAGCAGCAGAGCGTCTGCAACCTGGAACATTCTATTCCCACACCAACAACTATTCGTATGTGTTTCCAGGAGCTCAGGTTTTCTGGGACAACGATTACAGCGATGACGACGACGAGGAGGAAGAAAGAGGCCACAATAAGCACGGTGATCTCTTTGGCAATGTGGCGGATAACTACAATGATGAAGATGAGGATGCCTGTGATCTGAATGCCGTTCCATTGTCACCATTGCTCCCGCCATCGCTGGAGGCTCACATAGTCACCGAGATTGTTAATGGAGTCGATGAACCTGTCTCCAACAGCAGTCCCGGCCAGAAGAGACCCGCCTGCATTCTAGAACAGCCGCCAACAGCCATCCCAACTCCCGCAATTGAAAGGGAAACTCCGCCTCTGAAGAAGCGGCGACCTAGCGAGGAAGATGGGCAGCAGTCCCAAATAGAAAGTTCGGAGGAGAGTCCGCCTCCAGGACAGTTAGCAGCTGTGTAA